A single genomic interval of Bos indicus isolate NIAB-ARS_2022 breed Sahiwal x Tharparkar chromosome 5, NIAB-ARS_B.indTharparkar_mat_pri_1.0, whole genome shotgun sequence harbors:
- the KRT78 gene encoding keratin, type II cytoskeletal 78 isoform X2 has translation MSLSPCRARRGFSARSACSAQSVGRGRTGFSSRSLSSFGGCRGGSRGRTWGSWGRLGVRLGEGSGGPGLSLCPPGGIQQVTINQSLLIPPKIEIDPQFQVVRTQETQQIRVLNNQFASFIDKVRFLEQQNKVLETKWHLLQQQGLSDRPQGLESFFEAYLVRLRTQLEELQKKRGSLDAELKSCQGQEEEYKAKYEHEANRRATLENDFVVLKKDADGVLLSKMEMESKVEDLKEYICFLKHLYEEELGQLQTQASDMSVVLSMDNNRCLDFRDLIAEVRARYEEIARTSKAEAEMLYQTKYRELQACAQLHGNSMKETKVQITQLQQTIKKLQSQIETVKSQNASLQVAIADAEQRGELALKDAQTKLAELEAALRTAKQDIARLLHDYQELMSVKLSLDIEIATYRRLLEGEECRMSGECASQVTISVGGGSTVVSGGADGGLAGTCGLGGVKGSFGSRCSSVVKGGSSIVKGGSSVVIGGSSIILGSEQGPAVGSGSVSGSSSSSTSHTILKKTVESSLKTSVTY, from the exons atgtctctctctccctgccgGGCCCGGAGGGGCTTCAGCGCTCGCTCAGCCTGTTCTGCCCAATCAGTGGGCCGAGGCAGGACTGGCTTCAGCAGCAGGAGCCTCAGTTCCTTTGGGGGTTGCCGAGGAGGCTCTCGTGGAAGGACCTGGGGTTCGTGGGGAAGGCTAGGGGTGCGGCTTGGGGAGGGGAGTGGTGGGCCTGGGCTTTCCCTGTGCCCTCCGGGAGGCATCCAGCAAGTAACCATCAACCAGAGTCTTCTGATCCCACCGAAGATTGAGATCGACCCCCAGTTCCAGGTGGTTCGGACTCAGGAGACCCAACAGATCAGAGTCCTCAACAACCAGTTTGCTTCTTTCATTGACAAG GTGCGGTTCCTGGAGCAGCAGAACAAGGTCCTGGAGACCAAGTGGCACTTGCTGCAGCAGCAGGGGTTGAGTGACAGACCCCAGGGCCTGGAGTCTTTCTTCGAGGCCTATCTGGTCCGGCTCAGGACACAGCTGGAGGAGCTGCAGAAGAAACGAGGGTCTCTGGACGCCGAGCTGAAGTCCTGCCAGGGCCAGGAGGAGGAGTATAAAGCTAA ATATGAGCATGAGGCCAACAGGCGTGCCACGCTGGAGAATGACTTTGTGGTCCTCAAAAAG GATGCAGACGGGGTTCTCCTGAGCAAAATGGAGATGGAAAGCAAGGTGGAGGATCTGAAAGAGTACATCTGCTTCCTGAAGCATCTCTATGAAGAA GAGCTGGGCCAGCTGCAGACCCAGGCCAGTGACATGTCCGTGGTGCTGTCCATGGACAACAACCGCTGCCTGGACTTCAGAGACCTCATCGCCGAGGTCCGAGCCCGGTACGAGGAGATCGCCCGGACCAGCAAAGCCGAAGCCGAGATGCTGTACCAGACCAAG TACCGGGAACTTCAGGCATGTGCCCAGCTTCATGGGAACAGCATGAAGGAGACCAAAGTCCAGATCACTCAGCTGCAACAGACAATTAAGAAGCTGCAGAGTCAGATTGAGACCGTCAAGAGTCAG AATGCCAGCCTGCAGGTCGCCATTGCTGATGCTGAGCAGCGTGGGGAACTGGCCCTCAAGGATGCTCAGACCAAGCTGGCCGAGCTGGAGGCTGCCCTGAGAACCGCCAAGCAGGACATCGCGCGGCTGCTGCATGACTACCAGGAGCTGATGAGTGTAAAGCTGTCCCTGGATATAGAGATTGCCACCTACCGCCGGCTGCTGGAGGGTGAAGAGTGCAG GATGTCTGGGGAATGCGCCAGCCAGGTCACTATCT CTGTTGGGGGAGGCAGCACCGTCGTGTCTGGAGGAGCAGATGGTGGCCTGGCGGGCACTTGTGGACTTGGAGGTGTGAAAGGCAGCTTTGGGTCTAGGTGCTCCAGCGTCGTGAAGGGAGGCTCCAGCATCGTGAAGGGAGGCTCCAGCGTTGTGATCGGTGGCTCCAGCATCATCCTGGGCTCTGAGCAGGGCCCCGCTGTGGGCTCTGGCTCTGTGTCCGGCTCTTCCTCCAGCTCCACCAGCCACACTATTCTGAAGAAGACGGTTGAGTCAAGTCTGAAAACGTCTGTCACATACTGA
- the KRT78 gene encoding keratin, type II cytoskeletal 78 isoform X1, with amino-acid sequence MSLSPCRARRGFSARSACSAQSVGRGRTGFSSRSLSSFGGCRGGSRGRTWGSWGRLGVRLGEGSGGPGLSLCPPGGIQQVTINQSLLIPPKIEIDPQFQVVRTQETQQIRVLNNQFASFIDKVRFLEQQNKVLETKWHLLQQQGLSDRPQGLESFFEAYLVRLRTQLEELQKKRGSLDAELKSCQGQEEEYKAKYEHEANRRATLENDFVVLKKDADGVLLSKMEMESKVEDLKEYICFLKHLYEEELGQLQTQASDMSVVLSMDNNRCLDFRDLIAEVRARYEEIARTSKAEAEMLYQTKYRELQACAQLHGNSMKETKVQITQLQQTIKKLQSQIETVKSQNASLQVAIADAEQRGELALKDAQTKLAELEAALRTAKQDIARLLHDYQELMSVKLSLDIEIATYRRLLEGEECRMSGECASQVTISAVGGGSTVVSGGADGGLAGTCGLGGVKGSFGSRCSSVVKGGSSIVKGGSSVVIGGSSIILGSEQGPAVGSGSVSGSSSSSTSHTILKKTVESSLKTSVTY; translated from the exons atgtctctctctccctgccgGGCCCGGAGGGGCTTCAGCGCTCGCTCAGCCTGTTCTGCCCAATCAGTGGGCCGAGGCAGGACTGGCTTCAGCAGCAGGAGCCTCAGTTCCTTTGGGGGTTGCCGAGGAGGCTCTCGTGGAAGGACCTGGGGTTCGTGGGGAAGGCTAGGGGTGCGGCTTGGGGAGGGGAGTGGTGGGCCTGGGCTTTCCCTGTGCCCTCCGGGAGGCATCCAGCAAGTAACCATCAACCAGAGTCTTCTGATCCCACCGAAGATTGAGATCGACCCCCAGTTCCAGGTGGTTCGGACTCAGGAGACCCAACAGATCAGAGTCCTCAACAACCAGTTTGCTTCTTTCATTGACAAG GTGCGGTTCCTGGAGCAGCAGAACAAGGTCCTGGAGACCAAGTGGCACTTGCTGCAGCAGCAGGGGTTGAGTGACAGACCCCAGGGCCTGGAGTCTTTCTTCGAGGCCTATCTGGTCCGGCTCAGGACACAGCTGGAGGAGCTGCAGAAGAAACGAGGGTCTCTGGACGCCGAGCTGAAGTCCTGCCAGGGCCAGGAGGAGGAGTATAAAGCTAA ATATGAGCATGAGGCCAACAGGCGTGCCACGCTGGAGAATGACTTTGTGGTCCTCAAAAAG GATGCAGACGGGGTTCTCCTGAGCAAAATGGAGATGGAAAGCAAGGTGGAGGATCTGAAAGAGTACATCTGCTTCCTGAAGCATCTCTATGAAGAA GAGCTGGGCCAGCTGCAGACCCAGGCCAGTGACATGTCCGTGGTGCTGTCCATGGACAACAACCGCTGCCTGGACTTCAGAGACCTCATCGCCGAGGTCCGAGCCCGGTACGAGGAGATCGCCCGGACCAGCAAAGCCGAAGCCGAGATGCTGTACCAGACCAAG TACCGGGAACTTCAGGCATGTGCCCAGCTTCATGGGAACAGCATGAAGGAGACCAAAGTCCAGATCACTCAGCTGCAACAGACAATTAAGAAGCTGCAGAGTCAGATTGAGACCGTCAAGAGTCAG AATGCCAGCCTGCAGGTCGCCATTGCTGATGCTGAGCAGCGTGGGGAACTGGCCCTCAAGGATGCTCAGACCAAGCTGGCCGAGCTGGAGGCTGCCCTGAGAACCGCCAAGCAGGACATCGCGCGGCTGCTGCATGACTACCAGGAGCTGATGAGTGTAAAGCTGTCCCTGGATATAGAGATTGCCACCTACCGCCGGCTGCTGGAGGGTGAAGAGTGCAG GATGTCTGGGGAATGCGCCAGCCAGGTCACTATCT CAGCTGTTGGGGGAGGCAGCACCGTCGTGTCTGGAGGAGCAGATGGTGGCCTGGCGGGCACTTGTGGACTTGGAGGTGTGAAAGGCAGCTTTGGGTCTAGGTGCTCCAGCGTCGTGAAGGGAGGCTCCAGCATCGTGAAGGGAGGCTCCAGCGTTGTGATCGGTGGCTCCAGCATCATCCTGGGCTCTGAGCAGGGCCCCGCTGTGGGCTCTGGCTCTGTGTCCGGCTCTTCCTCCAGCTCCACCAGCCACACTATTCTGAAGAAGACGGTTGAGTCAAGTCTGAAAACGTCTGTCACATACTGA